In the genome of Sciurus carolinensis chromosome 3, mSciCar1.2, whole genome shotgun sequence, one region contains:
- the LOC124979566 gene encoding LOW QUALITY PROTEIN: kinesin-like protein KIF1A (The sequence of the model RefSeq protein was modified relative to this genomic sequence to represent the inferred CDS: deleted 1 base in 1 codon), whose product MAGASVKVAVRVRPFNSREMSRDSKCIIQMSGSTTTIVNPKQPKETPKSFSFDYSYWSHTSPEDCNYASQKQVYRDIGEEMLQHAFEGYNVCIFAYGQTGAGKSYTMMGKQEKDQQGIIPQLCEDLFSRINDTTNDNMSYSVEVSYMEIYCERVRDLLNPKNKGNLRVREHPLLGPYVEDLSKLAVTSYNDIQDLMDSGNKARTVAATNMNETSSRSHAVFNIIFTQKRHDAETNITTEKVSKISLVDLAGSERADSTGAKGTRLKEGANINKSLTTLGKVISALAEMDSGPNKNKKKKKTDFIPYRDSVLTWLLRENLGGNSRTAMVAALSPADINYDETLSTLRYADRAKQIRCNAIINEDPNNKLIRELKDEVTRLRDLLYAQGLGDITDTSTVPGGPKYVSDLENNNRNRGRPELSQVPDALSTVTNALVGMSPSSSLSALSSRAPSVSSLHERILFAPGSEEAIERLKETEKIIAELNETWEEKLRRTEAIRMEREALLAEMGVAMREDGGTLGVFSPKKTPHLVNLNEDPLMSECLLYYIKDGVTRVGREDAERRQDIVLSGHFIKEEHCVFRSDSRGGSEAVVTLEPCEGADTYVNGKKVTEPSILRSGNRIIMGKSHVFRFNHPEQARQERERTPCAETPAEPVDWAFAQRELLEKQGIDMKQEMEQRLQELEDQYRREREEATYLLEQQRLDYESKLEALQKQMDSRYYPEVNEEEEEPEDEVQWTERECELALWAFRKWKWYQFTSLRDLLWGNAIFLKEANAISVELKKKVQFQFVLLTDTLYSPLPPDLLPPEAARDRETRPFPRTIVAVEVQDQKNGATHYWTLEKLRQRLDLMREMYDRAAEVPSSVVEDCDNVVTGGDPFYDRFPWFRLVGSSVISGCNSYPLLNTCMSERMAALTPSPTFSSPDSDATEPAEEQSVGEEEEEEEEEEDLEDDVFPEHTLCDGRDPFYDRPPLFSLVGRAFVYLSNLLYPVPLVHRVAIVSEKGEVKGFLRVAVQAISADEEAPDYGSGVRQSGTAKISFDDQHFEKVQCALALRSGGTIPPDP is encoded by the exons ATGGCCGGGGCCTCGGTGAAGGTGGCCGTGCGTGTCCGCCCCTTCAATTCCCGGGAGATGAGCCGTGACTCCAAGTGCATCATCCAGATGTCCGGAAGCACCACCA CCATTGTCAACCCCAAACAGCCCAAGGAGACGCCGAAGAGCTTCAGCTTCGACTACTCCTACTGGTCGCACACCTCG CCCGAGGACTGCAACTACGCCTCGCAGAAGCAGGTGTACCGGGACATCGGGGAGGAGATGCTGCAGCATGCCTTCGAGGGCTACAACGTCTGCATCTTCGCCTACGGGCAGACGGGCGCCGGCAAGTCCTACACCATGATGGGCAAGCAGGAGAAGGACCAGCAGGGCATCATCCCACAG CTCTGTGAAGACCTCTTCTCTCGAATCAATGACACAACCAATGACAACATGTCCTACTCCGTGGAG GTCAGCTACATGGAGATTTACTGTGAGCGTGTCCGCGACCTCCTGAACCCCAAGAACAAGGGCAACCTGCGTGTGCGGGAGCACCCGTTGCTGGGGCCCTACGTGGAGGACCTCTCCAAGCTGGCGGTCACCTCTTACAATGACATCCAGGACCTCATGGACTCAGGGAACAAAGCCAG GACGGTGGCGGCCACCAACATGAACGAGACCAGCAGCCGCTCTCACGCCGTCTTCAACATCATCTTCACCCAGAAGCGGCACGACGCGGAGACCAACATAACCACCGAGAAG GTGAGCAAGATCAGCCTGGTGGACCTGGCCGGCAGCGAGCGGGCAGACTCCACGGGCGCCAAGGGCACGCGCCTCAAG GAGGGAGCCAACATCAACAAGTCCCTGACCACCCTGGGGAAGGTCATCTCTGCCCTGGCTGAAATG GACTCTGGGCCCAACAAG aacaagaagaagaagaagacagatTTCATCCCCTACCGAGACTCCGTGCTGACCTGGCTCCTTCGTGAAAACCTGG GAGGCAACTCGAGGACAGCCATGGTGGCAGCGCTGAGCCCTGCGGACATCAACTACGACGAGACCCTTAGCACGCTGAG GTATGCGGACAGGGCCAAGCAGATCCGCTGCAACGCCATCATCAACGAGGACCCCAACAACAAGCTGATCCGCGAGCTGAAGGACGAGGTCACGCGCCTGCGGGACCTGCTGTACGCCCAGGGCCTGGGGGACATCACCGACA CCAGCACTGTGCCCGGAGGACCCAAAT ATGTGTCGGACCTTGAGAACAATAACCGTAACCGTGGCAGGCCCGAGTTGAGTCAGGTCCCTGACGCTCTCTCCACAGTGACCAACGCCCTGGTGGGCATGAGTCCCTCGTCCTCACTCTCGGCTCTGTCCAGCCGTGCGCCCTCCGTGTCCAGCCTCCATGAGCGCATCTTGTTTGCTCCAGGCAGTGAGGAGGCCATCGAAAGGCTGAAG GAAACCGAGAAGATCATCGCAGAGCTCAACGAGACCTGGGAGGAGAAGCTGCGGCGGACGGAAGCCATTCGGATGGAGAG GGAAGCACTGCTGGCCGAAATGGGCGTGGCCATGAGGGAGGATGGTGGCACCTTGGGTGTGTTCTCTCCCAAAAAG ACCCCACACCTTGTCAACCTGAACGAGGACCCGCTGATGTCTGAGTGCCTCCTCTACTACATCAAAGATGGCGTCACCAG AGTGGGCCGGGAGGACGCTGAGCGGCGGCAGGACATTGTCCTGAGTGGGCACTTCATCAAGGAGGAGCACTGCGTCTTCCGGAGCGACTCCAGAGGAGGCAGTGAAG CCGTGGTGACCCTGGAGCCCTGCGAGGGGGCGGACACCTACGTCAATGGCAAGAAAGTCACAGAACCCAGCATCCTGCGGTCAG GAAACCGCATCATCATGGGTAAGAGCCACGTGTTCCGGTTCAACCACCCGGAGCAGGCCCGTCAGGAGCGCGAGCGCACGCCCTGTGCGGAGACGCCCGCGGAGCCCGTGGACTGGGCCTTCGCCCAGCGCGAGCTGCTGGAGAAGCAAGGCATCGACATGAAGCAGGAGATGGAGCAGAG GCTCCAGGAGCTGGAGGACCAGTACCGCCGGGAGCGGGAGGAGGCCACCTACCTGCTGGAGCAGCAGCGGCTG GACTACGAGAGCAAGCTGGAAGCCCTGCAGAAGCAGATGGACTCCAGGTACTACCCGGAGGTGaacgaggaggaagaggagccgGAGGACGAAG TGCAGTGGACTGAGCGGGAGTGTGAGCTGGCGCTCTGGGCCTTCCGGAAGTGGAAGTGGTACCAGTTCACATCCCTGCGGGACCTGCTCTGGGGCAACGCCATCTTCCTCAAGGAGGCCAATGCCATCAGCGTCGAGCTGAAGAAGAAG GTCCAGTTTCAGTTTGTCCTCCTCACGGACACCCTCTACTCC CCGCTGCCGCCAGACCTACTGCCCCCAGAGGCCGCCAGAGACCGAGAGACGCGGCCCTTTCCCCGCACGATTGTGGCTGTGGAGGTCCAGGACCAGAAGAACGGGGCCACCCACTACTGGACACTGGAGAAGCTCAG GCAGCGCCTGGACCTGATGCGGGAGATGTACGACAGGGCCGCGGAGGTGCCCTCCAGCGTGGTGGAGGACTGCGACAACGTGGTGACTGGCGGAGACCCCTTCTACGACCGCTTCCCCTGGTTCCGGCTGGTGGGCAG TTCAGTCATCTCTGGCTGCAACAGCTACCCTCTTCTCAACACATGCATGAGCGAGCGCATGGCTGCTctcaccccctcccccaccttctcGAGCCCCGACTCCGACGCCACCGAGCCTGCCGAGGAGCAGAgcgtgggggaggaggaggaggaggaggaggaggaggaggacctggaggaCGACGTCTTTCCGGAGCACACGCTGTGCGACGGCCGGGACCCGTTTTACGACCGGCCCCCCCTGTTCAGTTTAGTAGGAAG